One segment of Streptomyces sp. NBC_00576 DNA contains the following:
- a CDS encoding helix-turn-helix domain-containing protein: MSIGNSPQDERPFEEDRDDREEAARPSIGRALQQARIAAGLTVDDVSSATRVRIAIVHAIEQDDFAPCGGDVYARGHIRTLARAVHLDPEPLLAQFADAHGGRPAPTPAAPMFEAERIRPERRGPNWTAAMVAAIVAVIGFVGFTLVKGGDGDEGARAQVAEGSTPTASKPASPTPKKDKPTDPKPDPSDSAIAAAPRDKVTVQVSAANGRSWISAKDHNGRQLFDGLLKQGQSQTFQDNEEINLVLGDAGAIQLYVNGKKIEDEFQPGAVERLTYTKGDPEVG; this comes from the coding sequence GTGTCCATCGGCAACTCTCCACAAGACGAGCGTCCGTTCGAAGAAGACCGCGACGATCGCGAGGAAGCAGCCCGCCCTTCGATCGGTCGTGCCCTCCAGCAGGCGCGCATCGCGGCCGGGCTGACCGTCGACGACGTCAGTTCCGCCACCCGGGTCCGAATCGCCATCGTGCACGCGATCGAACAGGACGACTTCGCCCCCTGCGGTGGAGACGTCTACGCGCGCGGGCACATCCGGACCCTCGCCCGTGCCGTCCACCTCGACCCCGAGCCGCTGCTCGCGCAGTTCGCCGACGCCCACGGCGGGCGTCCGGCGCCGACCCCGGCCGCGCCCATGTTCGAGGCGGAACGCATCCGCCCCGAGCGGCGCGGACCGAACTGGACGGCGGCGATGGTCGCCGCGATCGTCGCCGTGATCGGCTTCGTCGGCTTCACGCTGGTCAAGGGCGGCGACGGTGACGAGGGCGCGCGGGCACAGGTGGCCGAGGGCTCCACGCCCACGGCCAGCAAGCCGGCCTCGCCCACGCCCAAGAAGGACAAGCCCACCGACCCGAAGCCGGACCCGTCGGACAGCGCGATCGCGGCGGCGCCGCGCGACAAGGTGACCGTCCAGGTGAGCGCCGCGAACGGGCGCAGCTGGATCTCCGCCAAGGACCACAACGGCCGACAGCTCTTCGACGGCCTGCTCAAGCAGGGGCAGTCCCAGACCTTCCAGGACAACGAGGAGATCAACCTCGTCCTGGGCGACGCGGGCGCCATCCAGCTGTACGTGAACGGCAAGAAGATCGAGGACGAGTTCCAGCCTGGGGCCGTGGAACGGCTCACGTACACGAAGGGCGACCCCGAGGTCGGCTGA
- a CDS encoding DNA translocase FtsK, translating into MASRPSAAKKPPAKKAAAPAKAPAKKAAAKKAPAKKAPARKAAAKKVAPPPAPSPTGGIYRLVRALWLGIAHAVGAVFRGIGQGAKNLDPAHRKDGVALLLLALALIVAAGTWSNLRGPVGDLVEMLVTGAFGRLDLLVPILLAVIAVRFIRHPEKPDANGRIVIGLSALVIGVLGQVHIACGAPARSDGMQAIRDAGGLIGWGAATPLTYTMGEVLAVPLLVLLTVFGLLVVTATPVNAIPQRLRQLGIRLGILRDPEEDGLSEDDERYDDQWRESLPARPRRRGSAPEAYDPDGAEQDALSKRRSRPRRSAVRQPDPGRPMDAVDVAAAAAAALDGAVLHGMPPSPIVADLTQGVTAAGDREETTPTRTPVPGARPKQEKLKAEPVKAAVADLTKAPPEEMRDLPPRAEQLQLSGDITYSLPSLDLLERGGPGKTRSAANDAVVASLTNVFMEFKVDAAVTGFTRGPTVTRYEVELGPAVKVERITALTKNIAYAVASPDVRIISPIPGKSAVGIEIPNTDREMVNLGDVLRLADAAEDDHPMLVALGKDVEGGYVMANLAKMPHLLVAGATGSGKSSCINCLITSVMVRATPEDVRMVLVDPKRVELTAYEGIPHLITPIITNPKRAAEALQWVVREMDLRYDDLAAFGFRHIDDFNEAIRNGKVKLPEGSERELQPYPYLLVIVDELADLMMVAPRDVEDAIVRITQLARAAGIHLVLATQRPSVDVVTGLIKANVPSRLAFATSSLADSRVILDQPGAEKLIGKGDGLYLPMGQNKPTRMQGAFVTEDEVAAVVQHCKDQMAPVFREDVTVGTKQKKEIDEEIGDDLELLCAAAELVVSSQFGSTSMLQRKLRVGFAKAGRLMDLMETRGIVGPSEGSKARDVLVKADGLDEMLAVIRGETDA; encoded by the coding sequence ATGGCCTCACGTCCTTCCGCAGCCAAGAAGCCGCCCGCGAAGAAGGCAGCCGCGCCCGCGAAGGCTCCGGCGAAGAAGGCCGCGGCGAAAAAAGCCCCCGCGAAGAAGGCGCCCGCCAGGAAGGCCGCGGCGAAGAAGGTCGCGCCCCCTCCGGCACCCAGTCCCACCGGGGGCATCTACCGCCTCGTGCGCGCCCTGTGGCTCGGCATCGCGCACGCCGTCGGTGCCGTGTTCCGCGGCATAGGACAGGGCGCGAAGAACCTCGACCCGGCACACCGGAAGGACGGCGTGGCACTGCTGTTGCTCGCCCTCGCGCTGATCGTCGCCGCGGGCACCTGGTCCAACCTGCGCGGCCCCGTCGGTGACCTCGTCGAGATGCTGGTCACCGGCGCGTTCGGCCGCCTCGACCTGCTCGTGCCGATACTGCTGGCGGTCATCGCCGTACGGTTCATCAGGCACCCCGAGAAGCCCGACGCCAACGGCCGGATCGTGATCGGGCTGTCCGCGCTCGTCATCGGTGTGCTCGGACAGGTCCACATCGCGTGCGGTGCCCCCGCGCGCAGCGACGGCATGCAGGCCATAAGGGACGCCGGCGGGCTCATCGGCTGGGGAGCGGCGACCCCGCTGACGTACACCATGGGCGAGGTCCTCGCCGTACCGCTGTTGGTGCTGCTAACCGTCTTCGGGCTGCTCGTCGTCACCGCGACGCCCGTCAACGCGATCCCGCAGCGGCTGCGGCAGCTCGGGATCCGGCTCGGCATTCTCCGCGACCCCGAGGAGGACGGGCTCTCCGAGGACGACGAGCGCTACGACGACCAGTGGCGCGAGTCGCTCCCCGCGCGCCCCCGCAGGCGCGGGTCCGCCCCCGAGGCGTACGACCCGGACGGCGCCGAGCAGGACGCGCTCTCCAAGCGCCGGAGCCGCCCCAGGCGCTCCGCGGTACGCCAGCCCGATCCTGGGCGGCCGATGGACGCCGTGGACGTCGCCGCGGCCGCCGCTGCCGCGCTCGACGGGGCCGTCCTGCACGGCATGCCGCCCTCGCCGATCGTCGCCGATCTCACCCAAGGTGTGACCGCGGCCGGCGACCGCGAGGAGACGACGCCGACGCGCACTCCTGTCCCGGGGGCACGCCCCAAGCAGGAGAAGCTCAAGGCGGAACCGGTCAAGGCCGCGGTCGCGGACCTCACGAAGGCGCCGCCGGAAGAGATGCGCGACCTCCCGCCGCGCGCCGAACAGCTCCAGCTCTCCGGGGACATCACCTACTCGCTGCCCTCGCTCGACCTCCTGGAGCGCGGTGGCCCCGGCAAGACCCGCAGCGCGGCGAACGACGCGGTGGTCGCTTCCCTCACGAACGTCTTCATGGAGTTCAAGGTCGACGCCGCGGTCACCGGCTTCACCCGCGGCCCGACGGTCACGCGGTACGAGGTCGAACTGGGCCCCGCGGTGAAGGTCGAGCGGATCACCGCCCTCACCAAGAACATCGCGTACGCCGTCGCCAGCCCCGACGTACGCATCATCAGCCCGATCCCCGGCAAGTCGGCGGTCGGCATCGAGATCCCCAACACCGACCGGGAGATGGTCAACCTGGGGGACGTGCTCCGGCTGGCCGACGCGGCCGAGGACGACCACCCGATGCTGGTCGCGCTCGGCAAGGACGTCGAGGGCGGCTATGTGATGGCCAACCTCGCGAAGATGCCCCACCTGCTCGTCGCAGGTGCGACCGGTTCGGGTAAATCGTCCTGTATCAACTGTCTGATCACGTCGGTCATGGTCCGGGCGACTCCTGAGGACGTCCGTATGGTCCTCGTCGACCCCAAGCGCGTCGAGTTGACCGCGTACGAGGGCATCCCGCACCTGATCACGCCCATCATCACCAACCCGAAGCGGGCCGCCGAGGCGCTCCAGTGGGTCGTACGCGAAATGGATCTGCGGTACGACGATCTGGCCGCGTTCGGATTCCGGCACATCGACGACTTCAACGAGGCCATCAGGAACGGCAAGGTCAAGCTGCCCGAGGGCAGTGAGCGCGAACTCCAGCCCTACCCGTATCTGCTGGTGATCGTCGACGAGTTGGCCGACCTGATGATGGTGGCCCCCAGGGACGTGGAGGACGCCATCGTGCGCATCACGCAGCTCGCGCGCGCGGCCGGCATCCACCTGGTCCTCGCCACGCAGCGGCCGTCCGTTGATGTGGTGACCGGGTTGATCAAGGCGAACGTGCCGTCGAGGCTCGCCTTCGCCACCTCCTCCTTGGCCGACTCGCGGGTCATCCTCGACCAGCCCGGCGCCGAGAAGCTGATCGGCAAGGGCGACGGGCTGTACCTGCCGATGGGCCAGAACAAGCCCACCCGTATGCAGGGCGCCTTCGTGACCGAGGACGAGGTCGCGGCCGTCGTCCAGCACTGCAAGGACCAGATGGCGCCCGTCTTCCGGGAAGACGTCACCGTGGGCACCAAGCAGAAGAAGGAGATCGACGAGGAGATCGGTGACGATCTCGAACTGCTGTGCGCGGCGGCCGAACTGGTCGTCAGCAGCCAGTTCGGGTCCACGTCGATGCTCCAGCGCAAGCTGCGGGTCGGTTTCGCCAAGGCGGGGCGGCTGATGGACCTCATGGAGACCCGGGGCATCGTCGGGCCGAGCGAGGGGTCCAAGGCGCGTGACGTTCTTGTGAAGGCTGACGGGCTGGACGAGATGCTCGCGGTGATTCGTGGGGAGACTGACGCGTAG
- a CDS encoding response regulator → MVQKAKILLVDDRPENLLALEAILSALDQTLVRASSGEEALKALLTDDFAVILLDVQMPGMDGFETAAHIKRRERTRDIPIIFLTAINHGPHHTFRGYAAGAVDYISKPFDPWVLRAKVSVFVELYMKNCQLREQAALLRLQLEGGGGRAAVGTSKEPAGLLAELSARLAAVEEQAEALSKQLDDESADAAAVATAAHLERKLTGLRRALDALEPGTGSGAPSVPSQN, encoded by the coding sequence ATGGTGCAGAAGGCCAAGATCCTCCTGGTCGATGACCGGCCGGAGAATCTGCTGGCGCTGGAGGCCATCCTCTCTGCGTTGGATCAGACACTGGTGCGGGCATCGTCCGGGGAGGAAGCGCTCAAGGCACTTCTGACGGACGACTTCGCGGTCATTCTGCTGGACGTGCAGATGCCGGGCATGGACGGCTTCGAGACGGCCGCGCACATCAAGCGGAGGGAGCGGACCCGGGACATCCCGATCATCTTCCTCACCGCGATCAACCACGGTCCGCACCACACCTTCCGGGGGTACGCGGCGGGTGCGGTGGACTACATCTCCAAGCCGTTCGACCCGTGGGTGCTGCGGGCGAAGGTCTCGGTATTCGTCGAGCTGTACATGAAGAACTGCCAACTCCGGGAGCAGGCAGCCCTGTTGCGGCTCCAGCTGGAGGGCGGTGGCGGCAGGGCGGCAGTCGGGACGTCCAAGGAGCCGGCGGGCCTGCTCGCCGAACTCTCCGCGCGGCTCGCGGCTGTCGAGGAACAGGCCGAGGCGCTGTCCAAACAGCTCGACGACGAGTCGGCGGACGCGGCGGCTGTAGCCACGGCCGCCCATCTCGAACGCAAACTGACCGGCCTGCGCCGGGCACTGGACGCGCTCGAGCCTGGCACCGGCAGCGGGGCACCTTCGGTGCCGTCGCAGAACTGA
- a CDS encoding HAMP domain-containing protein: MESGAATRGTKTRAKGGQSLSNRRKPRNGTTEVDTASLDRLLSALESMRDGNFRKRLTVSGDGVMSEIAAVFNEVADRNLHVTGELSRVRRMVGREGKLTERLEVGVSEGSWAAAIEASNALVDDLVRPVSEVGRVLSAVAEGDLSPRMELRAPAADGNGHPLRGEFLKVGRTVNNLVDQLSTFTDEVTRVASEVGTEGKLGGQAQVRGMSGSWRDLTDSVNTMAYRLTAQVRDIALVTTAVAKGDLSRKVTVHVAGEMLELKNTVNTMVDQLSSFSSEVTRVAREVGTEGELGGQAQVPGVDGVWKDLTDSVNLMAGNLTAQVRGIAQVTTAVANGDLSQKVTVSARGEVAQLAETINQMTETLRTFADEVTRVANEVGGEGRLGGQANVPGAAGTWKDLTDSVNTVFRNLTTQVRDIATVTTAVASGDLSQKVSVEVAGEMLELKNTVNGMVDQLSAFGAEVTRVAREIGVEGELGGQAQVPGAAGTWKDLTDSVNTAFRNLTGQVRNIAQVTTAVANGDLSQKVTVDVSGEMLQLKNTVNTMVDQLSSFADQVTRMARDVGTEGRLGGQARVDGVSGTWKELTDSVNFMAGNLTSQVRNIAQVTTAVANGDLSQKIDVDARGEILELKNTINTMVDQLSAFADQVTRVARDVGTEGRLGGQAQVPGVAGVWRDLTDSVNGMAGNLTAQVRNIAQVATAVARGDLSQKITVDARGEILELKNTLNTMVDQLSSFAQEVTRVAREVGTEGMLGGQAEVQGVSGTWKDLTQSVNFMANNLTIQVRNIAEVTTAVAKGDLSKKITVDAKGEILELVTTVNTMVDQLSSFAEQVTRVAREVGTEGILGGQAHASGVTGIWKDLTDNVNLMANNLTVQVRNISQVAAAVANGDLTRTVTIEARGEVAQLADTFNTMVKTLSSFADQVTKVAREVGTDGILGGQARVPGVAGTWKDLTESVNGMASNLTGQVRNIAMVTTAIAKGDLTKKIDIDARGEILELKTTINTMVDQLSSFAEEVTRVAREVGTEGQLGGQARVRDVDGTWRDLTESVNEMAGNLTRQVRAIARVATAVTRGDLNLKIDVDAAGEIQELQDYINKMIANLRDTTIANKEQDWLKGNLARISALMQGRRDLDDVASLIMSELTPVVTAQHGAFFLAMQTVDGKDAGGAPENAYELRMLGSYGYSMGSMPSSFRPGEALVGTAAQEKRTILVENAPSGYLKISSGLGEAPPAQVIVLPLLFEGKVLGVIELASFTPFTQIQKDFLNQIAEMIATSVNTISVNTKTEVLLKQSQELTEQLRERSAELENRQKALQSSNAELEEKAELLAQQNRDIEVKNTEIEEARQVLEERAEQLAVSMRYKSEFLANMSHELRTPLNSLLILAKLLADNADTNLTPKQVEFAETIHGAGSDLLQLINDILDLSKVEAGKMDVSPTRIALVQLVDYVEATFRPLTAEKRLDFSVRVSPDLPATLHTDEQRLLQVLRNLLSNAVKFTDSGAVELVIRPAGAEVPVAIREQLLEAGSLRDADADMIAFSVTDTGIGIAASKMRVIFEAFKQADGTTSRKYGGTGLGLSISREIARLLGGEIHAQSEPGRGSTFTLYLPLHPSELPPQGYAQLAPSLEVGELLASEAELAGADIETPAEVKSYHEAQNGPAALFRRRRRAVSVADLNASSRANGHWAAGAQEAAQQPRQGIRFDGEKVLIVDDDIRNVFALTSVLEQHGLSVLYAENGREGIEVLEQHDDVTVVLMDIMMPEMDGYATTTAIRRMPQFAGLPIIALTAKAMKGDREKAIESGASDYVTKPVDPDHLLTVMEQWMREQ, encoded by the coding sequence GGGCGCCGGCTGCGGACGGCAACGGGCATCCGCTGCGCGGGGAGTTCCTCAAGGTCGGGCGCACGGTCAACAATCTCGTCGACCAGTTGTCGACGTTCACCGACGAGGTCACGCGCGTGGCCAGTGAGGTCGGTACGGAGGGCAAGCTGGGCGGTCAGGCCCAGGTGCGCGGAATGTCCGGTTCGTGGCGGGATCTCACGGACTCGGTCAACACGATGGCGTACCGGCTGACGGCGCAGGTGCGGGACATCGCGCTGGTGACGACTGCGGTCGCCAAGGGTGATCTGTCCCGGAAGGTCACGGTTCACGTGGCCGGCGAGATGCTGGAGCTGAAGAACACCGTCAACACGATGGTGGATCAGCTGTCGTCCTTCTCCTCTGAGGTGACGCGAGTCGCGCGCGAGGTGGGTACGGAGGGTGAGCTCGGCGGGCAGGCACAGGTGCCGGGTGTGGACGGCGTGTGGAAAGACCTCACCGATTCGGTGAATCTTATGGCCGGCAACCTGACGGCTCAGGTGCGCGGGATCGCGCAGGTGACGACCGCGGTCGCCAATGGTGATCTGTCGCAGAAGGTGACGGTTTCGGCGCGCGGCGAGGTCGCCCAGCTCGCCGAGACGATCAACCAGATGACCGAGACGCTGCGGACGTTCGCGGACGAGGTCACCCGGGTCGCCAACGAGGTCGGTGGCGAGGGGCGGCTCGGCGGGCAGGCGAACGTGCCGGGTGCGGCGGGTACGTGGAAGGACCTGACGGACTCCGTCAACACGGTCTTCCGGAATCTCACCACCCAGGTGCGGGACATCGCCACTGTGACGACCGCTGTTGCCAGCGGTGATCTGTCGCAGAAGGTCAGCGTCGAGGTCGCCGGCGAGATGCTGGAGCTGAAGAACACCGTCAACGGGATGGTCGACCAGCTGTCCGCGTTCGGTGCCGAGGTCACACGGGTCGCGCGGGAGATCGGTGTCGAGGGCGAGCTGGGCGGCCAGGCCCAGGTGCCGGGTGCGGCGGGTACGTGGAAGGATCTGACGGACTCCGTCAACACGGCGTTCAGGAACCTCACCGGACAGGTGAGGAACATCGCCCAGGTGACGACCGCGGTGGCCAACGGCGACCTGTCGCAGAAGGTCACCGTCGATGTCTCCGGCGAGATGCTTCAGCTGAAGAACACCGTGAACACGATGGTGGACCAGCTGTCGAGCTTCGCCGACCAGGTGACGCGGATGGCCCGTGACGTGGGTACGGAGGGCCGCCTCGGCGGTCAGGCGCGCGTGGACGGAGTGTCCGGTACGTGGAAGGAACTCACCGACTCCGTCAACTTCATGGCCGGCAACCTGACCTCCCAAGTGCGCAACATCGCCCAGGTGACGACGGCCGTGGCCAACGGCGACCTGTCCCAGAAGATCGATGTCGACGCTCGCGGCGAGATCCTTGAGTTGAAGAACACGATCAACACCATGGTTGATCAACTCTCCGCCTTCGCCGACCAGGTGACCCGGGTCGCCCGGGACGTGGGTACGGAGGGTCGGCTCGGCGGGCAGGCGCAGGTGCCCGGGGTCGCCGGTGTGTGGCGCGACCTCACCGACTCGGTGAACGGCATGGCCGGCAACCTCACCGCCCAGGTGCGCAACATCGCCCAGGTGGCGACCGCGGTGGCGCGCGGTGATCTGTCCCAGAAGATCACTGTGGACGCGCGCGGCGAGATCCTGGAGCTCAAGAACACCCTGAACACGATGGTCGACCAGCTGTCGTCGTTCGCCCAGGAGGTCACGCGTGTGGCCCGTGAGGTGGGTACGGAGGGCATGCTCGGCGGCCAGGCCGAGGTGCAGGGTGTCTCCGGCACCTGGAAGGACCTCACGCAGTCCGTGAACTTCATGGCGAACAACCTGACCATCCAGGTGCGCAACATCGCCGAAGTGACGACCGCCGTCGCCAAGGGCGATCTGTCGAAGAAGATCACTGTTGACGCGAAGGGTGAGATCCTCGAACTCGTCACGACGGTCAACACCATGGTTGATCAACTGTCGTCGTTCGCCGAGCAGGTGACCCGGGTTGCCCGCGAGGTGGGCACGGAGGGCATTCTCGGCGGTCAGGCCCATGCGTCGGGTGTCACGGGCATCTGGAAGGACCTCACCGACAACGTCAACCTGATGGCCAACAACCTGACCGTGCAGGTGCGGAACATCTCCCAGGTCGCGGCAGCCGTTGCCAACGGTGACCTGACGCGAACGGTGACGATCGAAGCGCGCGGTGAGGTCGCGCAGCTCGCCGACACCTTCAACACGATGGTGAAGACGCTGAGTTCGTTCGCCGACCAGGTCACCAAGGTGGCCCGTGAGGTGGGTACGGACGGCATCCTGGGCGGGCAGGCGCGGGTGCCGGGTGTGGCTGGTACCTGGAAGGACCTCACCGAGTCGGTGAACGGGATGGCGTCCAACCTGACCGGTCAGGTGCGCAACATCGCGATGGTGACGACGGCCATCGCCAAGGGTGACTTGACGAAGAAGATCGACATTGACGCTCGCGGCGAGATCCTTGAGCTCAAGACGACGATCAACACCATGGTTGATCAGCTGTCGTCCTTCGCCGAGGAGGTCACCCGAGTCGCCCGAGAGGTGGGCACGGAGGGCCAACTCGGTGGCCAGGCGCGCGTGCGGGACGTCGACGGTACCTGGCGCGACCTCACCGAGTCGGTGAACGAGATGGCCGGGAACCTGACCCGGCAGGTGCGGGCCATCGCGCGCGTGGCGACCGCGGTGACCCGCGGTGACCTCAACCTGAAGATCGACGTGGACGCCGCCGGCGAGATCCAGGAGCTGCAGGACTACATCAACAAGATGATCGCCAACCTGCGCGACACCACGATCGCCAACAAGGAACAGGACTGGCTCAAGGGCAACCTCGCCCGTATCTCCGCCCTGATGCAGGGCCGCCGGGACCTCGACGACGTGGCCTCGCTGATCATGAGCGAGCTGACGCCGGTCGTCACCGCCCAGCACGGCGCGTTCTTCCTGGCGATGCAGACGGTCGACGGCAAGGACGCGGGAGGTGCCCCGGAGAACGCGTACGAACTGCGCATGCTCGGGTCGTACGGCTACTCCATGGGCTCCATGCCGAGTTCGTTCAGGCCCGGTGAGGCGTTGGTCGGGACCGCCGCCCAGGAGAAGCGCACGATCCTCGTGGAGAACGCGCCGAGCGGCTATCTGAAGATCTCCTCCGGGCTCGGCGAGGCGCCGCCCGCGCAGGTGATCGTGCTGCCGCTGCTGTTCGAGGGCAAGGTGCTCGGTGTCATCGAACTGGCGTCGTTCACGCCGTTCACGCAGATCCAGAAGGACTTCCTCAACCAGATCGCCGAGATGATCGCGACCAGCGTCAACACCATCTCCGTCAACACCAAGACGGAGGTGCTGCTGAAGCAGTCGCAGGAGTTGACCGAGCAGTTGAGGGAGCGCTCGGCCGAGCTGGAGAACCGGCAGAAGGCGCTTCAGTCGTCGAACGCGGAGCTGGAGGAGAAGGCCGAACTGCTGGCCCAGCAGAACCGCGACATCGAGGTCAAGAACACCGAGATCGAGGAGGCGCGGCAGGTCCTGGAGGAGCGCGCCGAGCAACTCGCCGTGTCGATGCGCTACAAGAGCGAGTTCCTCGCCAACATGTCGCACGAGCTGCGTACGCCGCTCAACTCGCTGCTGATCCTGGCCAAGCTGCTCGCCGACAACGCGGACACGAACCTCACCCCGAAGCAGGTCGAGTTCGCGGAGACGATCCACGGGGCGGGCTCGGACCTGCTCCAGCTGATCAACGACATCCTCGACCTGTCGAAGGTCGAGGCGGGCAAGATGGACGTCTCCCCGACGCGCATCGCGCTCGTGCAGCTCGTCGACTACGTGGAGGCCACCTTCCGTCCGCTGACCGCGGAGAAGCGCCTCGACTTCTCCGTACGGGTCTCGCCGGACCTGCCCGCCACGCTGCACACCGACGAACAGCGGCTGCTTCAGGTGCTGCGCAACCTGTTGTCCAACGCGGTGAAGTTCACCGACTCGGGAGCGGTGGAGCTAGTCATCCGGCCGGCCGGTGCGGAGGTTCCGGTGGCTATCCGTGAGCAGTTGCTGGAGGCGGGTTCGCTGCGTGACGCGGACGCCGACATGATCGCGTTCTCGGTGACCGACACCGGCATCGGGATCGCGGCCAGCAAGATGCGGGTGATCTTCGAGGCGTTCAAGCAGGCGGACGGCACGACCAGCCGCAAGTACGGCGGTACGGGTCTGGGGCTGTCCATCTCGCGAGAGATCGCGCGGTTGCTCGGCGGCGAGATCCACGCGCAGAGCGAGCCGGGCCGGGGCTCGACGTTCACGCTGTATTTGCCGCTGCACCCGAGTGAACTGCCCCCGCAGGGCTACGCGCAGCTGGCGCCTTCCCTGGAGGTCGGCGAGCTGCTGGCCTCCGAGGCGGAGCTCGCCGGGGCGGACATCGAGACACCGGCCGAGGTGAAGTCGTACCACGAGGCGCAGAACGGGCCCGCCGCGCTCTTCAGGCGGCGCCGCAGGGCCGTGTCGGTGGCTGATCTGAACGCTTCCTCCAGGGCGAACGGCCATTGGGCGGCAGGAGCGCAGGAGGCGGCCCAACAGCCGCGCCAGGGCATCCGGTTCGACGGCGAGAAGGTGCTGATCGTCGACGACGACATCCGCAACGTGTTCGCGCTGACGAGCGTCCTGGAGCAGCACGGGCTGTCGGTGCTGTACGCCGAGAACGGCCGGGAAGGCATCGAAGTCCTGGAACAGCACGACGATGTGACAGTCGTACTGATGGACATCATGATGCCCGAGATGGACGGATACGCGACGACCACGGCGATCCGTAGGATGCCGCAGTTCGCCGGGCTCCCGATCATCGCGCTGACGGCCAAGGCGATGAAGGGCGACCGGGAGAAGGCGATCGAGTCGGGGGCCTCCGACTACGTGACCAAGCCCGTCGACCCCGATCACCTGCTGACGGTGATGGAGCAGTGGATGCGAGAGCAGTGA